The genomic segment AAGGGggccctcccagcccatgggCTCGGGGTCACATCCCCCCACAcgtgctgcagcccctgacaAACCCCCGGAGCAGCCGGGGCCTCCCCACGACACCACATAACAAAACGCGTCCACCCGTGTGCACTCGGGTCCTTGCCCTGCATTTAGGCGCCACATCTCGACTCGCGTGTTATTCTTCAGACATCCACATTGCCTTAAAACAGCAGGGCACgctcaggcacagcagggccccGCGCACACTCACCCGTCCTTGTCGTCGTACAGGTCCCGCAGGTTGCCGCTCACCTCCATGTACCGCTGCAACAAAGGAGAGGCCCGGGCGCCGCCGAGCCCCGTTACCGCAGAGCCCCGGGGGACCGGGACGGGCCCGCCGCCTCCGgagagcccggcccggccccagccccgctccccccggcccCCGAGCACTCACGTCCTGCATGGCCCGGGTGCGGTGGTCCGAGTTGATCTGGTCGCGGAGCTGCGGGGAGAGGCGAGCGGTGAGCGCGGGCCCGCggcctccccccacccccccgaGGCCCCGGGCGCACCGTGGACTTCTTGGTGAGCATCTCCTTCACCATCACGTCCATGAGCCGCTCCCGCTCCTCATGGTAGCgccgctgctgctccaggatggTCTCCAtcccgctcccgcccgccggAAGGCCCGGCTGTGGCCCGGCTGTGGCCCGGCTGTGGCCCGGCCGTGTGCGGCACGTTCCGGTTCCGGGGCGCTGCGCGGTGCCGGGGGCGGCCGgcaggaggcggcggcggcccggccctgcctcagcggcggcggcggggccctGCCAGAGCGCGGTGTCCGAGCGCGGTGTCCCAGAGCAGTGTCCCACAGCGGTGTCCGAGCGCGGTGTCCGAGCGCGGTGTCCGAGCGCGGTGTCCGAGCGCGGTGTCCGAGCGCGGTGTCCGAGCGCGGTGTCCGAGCGCGGTGTCCGAGCGCGGTGTCCGAGCGCGGTGTCCCACAGCGGTGTCCCACAGCGGTGTCCCACAGCGGTGTCCGAGCGCAGTGTCCGAGCTCGGGGCCCTGTCGGAGCGCGGTGTTCGAATGCGGGGCCACGTCCCAGACCGATGTTCCAGAGCCGTGTCCGAGCTCAGTGTCCGATCCCGGTGTCCGAGCTCAGTGTCCGATCCCGGTGTCCGATCCCGGTGTCCGATCCCGGTGTCCGAGCTCGGTGTCCGATCCCGGTGTCCGAGCTCAGTGTCCGAGCGCGGTGTCCGAGCTCAGTGTCCGATCCCGGTGTCCGATCCCGGTGTCCGATCCCGGTGCTCGGTGGTACCGAGCGGCCCGAGGAGCCGGTTCGGGTTTGTGGCCAGGCTGTCCTGGAGCCTCTCGGGGCTGCCGGGCCGCAGCAGCGGTGCCGagcccgggccgtgccgggtGGGacccgcccgcagcccccggggccGGCAGAGTTCACTTTCAGCGGTGCCAGTCCCGGCACAGACACCCCGCTGCCACCTTCCACTTGGGTTTCCACTGCCTTCCTCAGATCCACCCTAAACCCAAGGACGGATCATACCCGTGCCTTGCCAAATGCAAAGCTGTAATTACATTTTAACTCCCTGTATATGAATAAATTATTCGTATTTTTCTGCCATGCATAATAAATTACTCTCAAgctaaaaggaagaaaaaaaattggcttAATTAATGGCAGACAAGGATGATCCTTCACTGAGGAGAGGATGGTGCTGCAGGTAAGAATATTGTCTTTAATTACTCCCTTGCATTATATGCTGCCCCAAAGTACATCACTTTTCTCCATGAATGCCtgtctaaaaataaaaacagacatAATATTCTGAACTTAGTGTTCTTCTGTTTGTCTTTGCATGAAACCTCGTCTGtggaaagggaaggagctgAGATCAGCAATGTCCCATCCAGCCACATGGCCTCCTGATTTTGGGCTGCTGGCATCAGGGGGATCGAGGTGGGACAAGACCAGCCCCTGCATGACCACCCTCGTCCCCACCCCACAAAGGGCAGTGCACAGGGGAGGAGGTGGCACAAAGTTGGCTGAAGAGACTCTCTCtcatttcagcagcacagcctgtcagggctggaatcacagaatatcctgaacTGAAAGGGCCCCCTGAGGATCATCAAACCCAAtgcctggccctgcacaggacttGTGCTGGGACCTGGCTCTGCCCATGGGGCTGCAGACGCTGTCCCTGATCCGCAGTGGTGCAggagggcacagcctgggcaggttTGGCCAGTGCCAGGGTCTCTTTCtacccctgcagtgctgccccgTGTCCTCAGCAGCTTCCCCACTCCCACCTCACCAGAGCAGCGCTGGCCTGACCCCCCTCACTCTGCTCCTCGTGCTTAATAAAATTTCCATGACTGTTTCAGCCCCACACTCCAGAGTCTCGGGGGATGTTTGTGCATGACATCACCCTCCCCCTCCTGTAAATCAGGCACTGGGCCATGTGCAGCCATGACCCATTCATGACAGGGATAAAATCCAGATGTTCCAGCGCTACGTGCAGCTGGGTCATTTCCTTTTTTGGCTAAAAACGTGAGGCTCTGGAGGCTGACTGAAAGAGGAGCCTGGGGGCCCTTTGTACAGAAACCTTTTGCGGTTAATCCCTGGAAACAGCGCTGCAGAAAGCCtggcttgtgctgctgctggagcacaggctcagctgggaacctctgggctggagctgctcactcaccctccagagcccagcacagcagcacagcccagcccaggtcacagggcagcaacagcaacaaaaatcgTGCTAGAGCTGCATCGGCCACCAGAGCAGGACCTTGAATGTGCACACAGCAGCGTGCAGGAGCCAGGAAtgcacacagcagtgccatgGCCCTGCACAGAGGCACCCCAcgggctgtgcccaccctgccacGGGAGCAGCACCCACGGGAGCCCAGCCACTGTGCcaggggggcctggagcaggCAAATCCAGAGGAAGTCACGGCAGCTGTTAGCAAATGTAAAGGCTCTGTGGAAAATAGTTTCATATGTTAGGGGATAAATGGCTCCCTGACTGATAAACATGAGTAAAGAGCACGCAGCACGTCAGGAAGGCTGCCAAGAGGGACCACGGATATCctggctggaggctgcagaaaTGTCTACCCTTGGAATGTCTGCCCTTGGAATGTGGTGGCACGGGCAGGCAGTGcatcctgcagggcagggaggctgctCTGCACCGCAGGGGGATCCagacagccccacagccagcctggaagCACAGAGAGGTGCCCAGAGAGGACTGCCTGCCTGGACAGACAGCAAGCACGGACAGatggacacccccagccccaggaactcactgcagccacccagcaggaggagggagatgctgttgctgtgccacaggcacagggctgatgctgggctgtggtttgggaaggcaggcaggagcacTGAGGAAATTGCCCATCCCCAGAACGGGATTAGGGgcaaggcagggctgagcagagcccagcaccagctcagcgctctgccctgcctgtgcctgctgctcgAGAGACACACCAGAGCAAGCGTCACGAAAATGGTTTATTGTATAAAGCTGTAGGAAATACAGAGGACGCTGAGGTTTAGGACAATTCCTTCTGGAGATGGCTCCAAGCTCCTCTCATAATAGCAAACACACAAACTCTGATTCGCTGTCATCAAAGCTTCCAAACAAGGATTCAACAAGGATCTGAACACAGAGCAATAACACTTCAACATGCATAACATTTTCTGTTCCTAAGTGAAGCCCGGGTGGGGGGCTAGCCCCTTCATCCTGTAGTTGTGTACAAAATGATGGATATTCATGACAAATGAgtacaaaagggaaaaaaccctacaaGAACAGGTTCTCAGAAAAGCATGTGGCTGACTAAGCAGGAAAGCAGGGTTGGCACAAGTGGCCCAGCGAGACAGAAGCAGAAGGGGGCAGAGACAAGGCAGGCACTGAGAGGGGCCTTAGCCCAGGGCCAGCTCAGCCATTGGGCAGGGATTGCTCAAGGCCTCACGTGAGTCTGGGATGGCTCCAGACACCCTATTCTGCAGTTAGGGCCAACTGGGACCTGGGCAATGCAAAGTCCTCCCCCCACAGGTGCCAcctttgctttgcttcttgTTTGGGACACAGGGAAGGATGAGCGTGGCTGGAAGGAGCCACCACCCCCTGCCTACcactggggacacaggcagcCCTGGAGTAGCAGGTTGTGGACATCCTGCTgccccctcagctgctctctgtgctggagcCTGTGGTCCTGCAGACCCTCCCAGCAGTTACTGATCACAGGCACAGTGTGTGGGCAATGCTCCCTTCCCTGAATTAACAGAGGTCTctggtgttgccagtgctgctggcagctgggctctgcatAGCAGTGCCTGGGCCATGGATCCTCATGAGAGGGATGGAGAAGGAATAAAGCCCTGAGTGCTCTCAGCCTTCAGCATGCCCTTCTCTAGGGCTCAGCCAGATGGATCTCAGCATCAGCaggctccagctcagccagcccAGCCATGGGAGGTCACAGCACTGGGTGGGCAGAATGCCCCGTACCTACGAGTGACCTGAACTCCTCATTCACAGCTCAGAGAGCTCCTCCATGGAGGTGCTGAGCaaaggggctggggctgcagagagtGAGGTGCTACAGGATTGCAGAGGTGGATCCCATCTGACAGGATGTATGCTCTTCTCCTGGCCCCACTCCAGCCTGGTGTCCCCAAACCTCCAGAACAGAAGACAGTGCCCTTCATTCCCGGGCCAGCTGTGCACATGGGAAGGCTGTGCAAAGCCAGCTGTGACACAGGCCAGCATGGCCAAGCTGCACGGCCCCCAGACACTGCCTTGTGTCACCTAGACACTGCCTTGTGTCACCTAGAGCGAGGGAAGCAgtggagaaagaagagaagccCGAGCTGTGCCAAGGGGTGAGTACATGCTTGCCAGCGTGCAGGTCCTGCAGCCCAGTCCTGAAGCCACTCCTGCCCTTTGCTCAGCTGGGGGCCTGGGCTCGTGCCTGGTTAGACTGGAAGCgaaaagaaagagtaaataatGGAGGGGGGGTATCAAAGCTcctttttcagctttatttagCTTTGACTGCACAGAGCCATAGCACAGCGTACTCTAGCCTTCAGGGAGGGGGCGCGGGACCCCCCTGAACACACGGGGTCAGCCCCCACCTCCTGTGCCTTGTGCTCTGCCCCAAAACGCTGCGGGGAGCGTGGCACAAAGGCCCTGAGGACGAGGGGGAGGCCCTGCCCTCGGGGGCTCATAGGTCGCTGCTGCAGTCACGGCACAGGATCTCGTCCTTGTCGGGGATGAAGCCCTTCCCCACCAGCGAGGCGCCGCAGCGCGCGCAGTTGAAGCAGTTGTGGTGCCAGTGGCGGTCCTCGAAGGAGACGTATTTGCCACCTCCAAAACCTGTGAGGGGGACAGAGGGCAATGTCAGAGCCTCTGGGGAAATTGGGATGAGCTTCCTGAGCAGAGCGAGCCCTGCTCATCTCCAGGTCGGGTCTTCATGTGTGGCACCAGTGGCGGCACCTGGAACACACCCTGGGATCAAAGAGATGTGAAATGCAAATCTCCACTCTGGTGGGGGAAAAGCACTAAAACTGCTTCAGAGCAGACTCTGCAGGGTTGGCAGATTTGGGGCAGAATCACGATTTTCTCCCCtaggaggagcagggagaggagctgcactATCACAGTGGATGAAGGCAGACAGAACTACTCAAATCCTGGGAAGAGCCATCCTGCCACCAGCTCAGgcccaggctcctgcaggggcTCCACAGGAGCTTCCTTTCTCTGCTGGCACTTGTTGGACTGGTGAGCTGTGACCCTCTTCTCCCCAGGACTGCAACGGACTGATAAGGACCAGAGGGGAAGTGGGTGCCTGGGAGCTGTCCTCAGCCAGAAGCATCCTCTGAGTCACCAGCTGATTCACAgcttctcctgccttcccagcagCAAGAACCTGGGAGCTGCAAGGGGGAAGGTCAAGtgggggagggcaggaaggaaggcaaaCTCTCTTAGGgggctctgcagaagaggatcCCTTACTTCCCCTGCCTTAGGTGCAGActcccctgctccaggtgctgctctAGGCTTTCCCTGTGAACAACCTTTGCACAGGACATGGCAATCAGTATCAAAAAAGGCAAGCTGGAGACACGAGATCATGCTTTGAGGGGACATTTTGGAGCCTTTACCTGTGGGTAGAGGGGATTCCTCCCACAGGACACAGTTCACCACCGTGAAAGATGCAAAGGGACAGAAGCAGCCCCAGGACCACGTCACCACGGGGATCCTTGGAGATCTGCTCACCTGTGATGGGCTTTGTGCAGGCACTGCACTTCTTGGCATAGAGGTTCCCAAAGCACTTGATGCAGTACGGGTTGTCATCCTGGGAGGTGAACTGCTGCCCGGCCAAGGGGGTCTTGCAGCCCGTGCACACAAAGCACTCCTTGTGCCAGGGCTCATCCCGGTAGGTCACTCCTCCCTTGGTGAGGGTCTGCAGGAGGGGAGCACACGCTGGTGACACACAGCAAAGAGCCCATCTGGGCTGCTGGCACCTGAGCCCTCCTCTGAcaggggcagggagctgctgtccctgcagcagagctgtcagggCTGTCGGGACACACGTACCTTTTTGCAGCGAGTGCAGCGAGGAGCGAACTTGCTCTCGTAGCAGGGGACACAGTAATAATCCTGCTTGTCTGGGATGAAGGACCGGGAGCCGatgggctgctggcagctgctgcagatgaaGCAGTGTTCGTGCCAGGTCTGCCCGTTGTACTCCAGCTTACGGGAGCCTGCAAAGagagccctgcagtgacacaaGGGAGCAGCACAcgtgcacacagggacaggggggctGGCAGGATGAACTGGGCAGGTCCTGCACACCTGGCTCTGTGCTTCCCCTCCTCGTGGCAGTTCAAGACCGTGGGTAGCTGGAGAGAGGGCCTCAGGCCCAGAGCACAGCCACAGGGGGAGGGCTGCAGGAACAtgtccccagcactggcacaAAGGCCACGGCAGAGATGCCTGACGTAACCTACATCTGAGGATGGTGCCAAAATAGCCACGTAAAGACACACACGCCTTTGCCTCAGGCCTTCTCCAGAGACACTCACACATCATCTTCAGTCATTCTGCCTC from the Prinia subflava isolate CZ2003 ecotype Zambia chromosome 24, Cam_Psub_1.2, whole genome shotgun sequence genome contains:
- the FHL3 gene encoding four and a half LIM domains protein 3; the protein is MTECFDCDNCKESLYGRKYIQMDNGPYCIPCYDAHFANTCDECKELIGHDCRELYYEDRHYHEHCFRCFRCDRSLADEPFTCQGKELLCNDCYCSEFSSKCIACEKTVMPGSRKLEYNGQTWHEHCFICSSCQQPIGSRSFIPDKQDYYCVPCYESKFAPRCTRCKKTLTKGGVTYRDEPWHKECFVCTGCKTPLAGQQFTSQDDNPYCIKCFGNLYAKKCSACTKPITGFGGGKYVSFEDRHWHHNCFNCARCGASLVGKGFIPDKDEILCRDCSSDL